In a genomic window of Pontibacter liquoris:
- a CDS encoding DegT/DnrJ/EryC1/StrS family aminotransferase has translation MINVTKPFLPPREEYDNYVDGIWKREWLTNNGPLVNELELRLKGYFDVPHLFFVSNGTIAIQLAIRALGLTGDIITTPFSYVATTSSIVWENCNPVFIDICPNTLNLNPALIEKAITPKTSAILATHVYGNPCDIEAIQQVADKYKLRVVYDGAHAFGSKYKGQSVFKYGDVSTISFHATKLFHTIEGGAIITHDAKIAKEIAHMRNFGHDGTEKFYGIGINGKNCEFHAAMGLCNLNYISEVLEKRKLLSIRYDQILKPLKAQKPFIYPDIDFNHAYYALAFETEEQLLKSVEALHGIYVYPRRYFYPSLHTLNYVIPEQQVAVSSDFSSRILCLPLYHDLSFEEVDMIGRALLRAQNY, from the coding sequence ATGATAAATGTTACAAAACCATTTTTACCTCCAAGAGAGGAATATGATAACTATGTCGATGGTATCTGGAAGCGAGAGTGGCTCACGAATAATGGCCCGTTAGTTAATGAGCTTGAACTTAGACTAAAGGGTTACTTTGATGTGCCACATCTTTTTTTCGTAAGCAATGGCACAATAGCCATACAACTTGCTATCAGGGCACTTGGGTTAACTGGTGATATTATAACTACACCATTTTCATATGTAGCAACTACCAGCAGCATTGTATGGGAGAATTGTAATCCCGTTTTCATTGATATTTGCCCTAATACATTAAACTTGAATCCTGCGTTAATTGAGAAAGCCATTACTCCAAAGACATCCGCTATACTTGCTACCCATGTTTATGGAAATCCATGTGATATAGAGGCGATACAACAAGTAGCCGATAAATACAAACTAAGAGTAGTATATGATGGTGCTCACGCCTTTGGTTCCAAGTACAAGGGGCAGTCAGTTTTTAAATATGGGGATGTGAGCACCATAAGTTTCCATGCTACCAAGTTATTTCATACCATTGAGGGTGGTGCTATCATTACACATGATGCTAAGATTGCCAAGGAAATTGCGCATATGCGTAATTTTGGACATGATGGAACCGAAAAATTCTATGGAATAGGTATTAACGGAAAAAACTGTGAGTTTCATGCAGCCATGGGGCTGTGTAATCTTAACTATATAAGTGAAGTATTAGAAAAAAGAAAGTTGCTATCAATTAGATATGATCAAATTCTAAAGCCATTAAAAGCACAAAAGCCTTTTATATATCCCGATATAGACTTTAATCATGCATACTATGCATTAGCCTTTGAAACGGAGGAACAACTATTAAAATCAGTTGAAGCTTTACATGGGATTTATGTATATCCTCGTAGATACTTTTATCCATCATTGCATACCTTGAATTATGTTATCCCTGAGCAGCAGGTTGCAGTATCATCTGACTTTTCGAGCCGGATTTTATGTCTCCCCCTATATCATGATTTGTCTTTTGAAGAAGTGGATATGATAGGACGGGCTTTACTAAGAGCACAAAACTATTAG
- a CDS encoding GumC family protein: MEKNTLTQQDAGLDIKKLLHKVLLYWYWVFASVAVALLLAFLVNRYTIPQYEVRSAVMINQPVESGASAAALLYGTEVFQGSRGLTNESILLKTAGLAYKTLQKLDFGVSYYQRGNVKLTEVYGGASPFSVSFDTASAAIPYGVLFKVDLTGQGKYKLSSENPGWKGHLENKEFTSGKTYQVNGFTFRITSKTMEPSDISNELLFKVNNLKDVANQYAGALDVSPYPGGASALVLKLTGPTPDKEVVFLNAHMQTYRENNLAIKNSNATNTLDFIDNQLQQISDSLQFIESNLENFKKKNAELGVSQEGGQTASKLQEIEGSKAQLLINQKYYQYLRGYLQKGIEKQELIAPANLGISDPVLNTLTGQLVALQADIAILAKNTNTANPLVAKELQSKRQQLQEMKEVMLENLASIERANTIALQDLNSRAAAASASLKKLPAAERQLINIQRLYSLSENLYVFLMEKRAEAGIAKAANTSDVTILSEAYKSAQIAPTPSKNYLTALLLGLAVPVGLIFLKDFFNTKISTVEELQTLSTLPLLGLIGHNKKEQVNLVDQSPKSALAETFRTVRSNLRFMAGSETDEGKIFVVTSSISGEGKTFSAKNLAYIFAISGERTLLVNADMRKPNNNSDFGVRNRVGLSNYLAGYAPLEDIIHPTIQEHLHILPSGDIPPNPSELLLNKRMEQLITELKSAYDYIILDTPPVGIISDGLELMQLADVNIFMVRQNYSLKSFLTSMQQQYESGKIRNTAILFNDVDYKKLNYGYGYGYGYGYGYYAEDVQEKSWWSKVTSMF; the protein is encoded by the coding sequence TTGGAAAAAAATACGCTAACACAGCAGGACGCCGGTCTGGATATCAAAAAGCTGCTCCATAAAGTACTGCTTTACTGGTACTGGGTGTTTGCTTCCGTCGCCGTGGCCTTGCTGCTCGCGTTTCTTGTCAACCGCTATACTATTCCGCAGTACGAAGTGCGGTCCGCTGTGATGATCAACCAGCCGGTGGAGAGTGGCGCTTCGGCAGCGGCTCTTTTGTATGGCACGGAAGTTTTCCAGGGTTCCCGGGGGCTCACGAATGAGTCTATTTTGCTCAAGACCGCCGGATTAGCCTATAAAACCCTGCAGAAGCTTGATTTTGGCGTATCGTACTACCAGCGGGGCAATGTAAAGCTGACCGAAGTGTACGGCGGTGCATCGCCGTTCAGCGTTTCCTTTGACACCGCCTCTGCTGCAATTCCTTACGGCGTGCTTTTTAAAGTGGACCTTACAGGGCAGGGCAAGTATAAGCTTTCGTCTGAAAACCCCGGCTGGAAAGGCCACCTGGAAAACAAGGAATTCACTTCCGGCAAAACGTACCAGGTTAATGGTTTTACCTTCCGCATCACTTCCAAAACGATGGAGCCATCTGATATCTCGAACGAGCTCCTCTTTAAAGTAAACAATCTCAAAGATGTGGCCAACCAGTATGCCGGCGCACTGGACGTGTCGCCTTACCCGGGCGGCGCCTCCGCGCTGGTGCTCAAACTCACCGGCCCCACACCCGACAAAGAGGTAGTGTTCCTGAACGCGCACATGCAAACGTATCGGGAGAATAACCTGGCCATTAAGAACAGCAACGCAACCAACACACTCGATTTTATTGATAACCAGCTGCAGCAGATCAGCGACTCGCTCCAGTTTATCGAAAGCAACTTAGAAAATTTTAAAAAGAAGAATGCAGAGCTTGGCGTGAGCCAGGAAGGAGGACAAACTGCCTCTAAATTGCAGGAGATTGAAGGAAGCAAAGCGCAGCTCCTCATCAATCAGAAATATTACCAATACCTGCGGGGATATCTGCAGAAAGGCATCGAAAAGCAGGAGCTGATCGCGCCCGCCAACCTGGGCATTTCTGATCCGGTGCTGAACACCTTAACAGGTCAGCTTGTCGCGTTGCAAGCCGATATTGCCATACTTGCCAAGAACACCAACACAGCCAACCCATTGGTTGCAAAAGAGCTGCAATCGAAGCGGCAGCAACTGCAGGAAATGAAGGAGGTGATGCTCGAGAATCTGGCAAGTATAGAGCGAGCCAATACAATTGCTCTGCAGGATCTCAACAGCAGAGCGGCCGCGGCCTCGGCCTCCTTAAAGAAGCTACCCGCGGCAGAAAGGCAGCTTATCAACATCCAGCGGCTTTATAGTTTAAGCGAGAACCTGTACGTTTTTTTAATGGAAAAACGGGCGGAGGCCGGCATTGCAAAAGCCGCCAATACCTCGGACGTCACAATACTGAGCGAAGCGTACAAGTCGGCACAGATCGCGCCGACGCCTTCCAAAAACTACCTTACTGCGCTGCTGCTCGGGCTGGCAGTGCCGGTAGGTTTGATTTTTCTGAAGGATTTCTTTAACACGAAGATTAGCACTGTAGAGGAGCTGCAAACGCTTTCCACGCTGCCGCTCCTGGGGCTGATCGGGCATAACAAAAAAGAACAGGTGAATCTGGTGGATCAGAGCCCCAAATCCGCCCTGGCTGAAACCTTCCGGACTGTACGCTCCAATTTGCGGTTTATGGCTGGCTCTGAAACAGACGAAGGAAAGATCTTTGTGGTTACTTCTTCCATCAGTGGGGAAGGAAAAACCTTCTCGGCAAAGAACCTGGCCTATATTTTTGCGATCTCCGGGGAACGCACGCTGCTGGTAAATGCTGACATGCGCAAGCCTAATAACAACTCAGATTTTGGCGTACGCAACCGGGTGGGGCTGAGTAATTACCTGGCAGGCTATGCACCCCTTGAGGACATCATACACCCCACAATTCAGGAACACCTGCATATCCTGCCTTCCGGCGATATTCCGCCAAATCCGTCGGAATTGCTGCTGAACAAGCGGATGGAGCAACTGATCACAGAACTAAAGAGCGCCTACGATTACATCATCCTGGATACGCCACCGGTAGGCATCATTTCGGATGGTTTGGAACTGATGCAGTTGGCCGATGTGAACATCTTTATGGTGCGGCAGAACTACTCGCTCAAAAGCTTTCTGACAAGTATGCAGCAACAGTATGAAAGCGGAAAGATCCGAAATACCGCTATTTTGTTTAACGACGTGGATTATAAAAAACTGAACTATGGGTACGGGTATGGCTATGGTTACGGGTATGGCTATTACGCCGAAGATGTGCAGGAGAAATCCTGGTGGAGCAAAGTGACGAGCATGTTTTAA
- a CDS encoding ABC transporter ATP-binding protein, with product MANTVIKVENLSKQYRLGEVGTGTLTHDLNRWWHQVRGKEDPYLKIGEENNRSIKGSSDYVWALKDINFEVKQGEVVGVIGKNGAGKSTLLKILSRTTGATTGCIKLKGRISSLLEVGTGFHPELSGRDNVYLNGAILGMNKSEIQRKFDEIVDFSGVERYLDTPVKRYSSGMYVRLAFAVAAHLDPDILIIDEVLAVGDVEFQKKCLGKMKDVSTKDGKTILFVSHNLTAVKNICGSSIFMHQGRIELQGDTEEVVRHYLSYNTSPQTKQFFSDEKFAPGNEFIRIRRVEAVSPVLREGEAFTVHTPINIDIEFWNYIEGREINVSLHFDTMNYECVFNVGTKAQQLRKGLYKATCQIPGDFLNDGMFTIRVLFVADRSVMLYKHLDAINLEIHEDRKESDWHGKWPGYVRPMLNFPIATIS from the coding sequence ATGGCTAATACCGTAATAAAAGTAGAGAACCTGAGCAAGCAGTACCGTTTGGGCGAAGTAGGCACCGGCACGCTTACCCACGACCTGAACCGCTGGTGGCATCAGGTACGCGGCAAGGAAGACCCATACCTTAAAATAGGCGAAGAAAACAACCGCAGCATCAAAGGGAGCAGCGACTATGTATGGGCATTAAAGGATATCAACTTTGAAGTAAAACAGGGAGAAGTAGTTGGTGTTATTGGAAAGAATGGGGCGGGTAAATCTACACTGTTGAAAATATTATCTCGAACAACAGGCGCAACTACCGGATGTATCAAATTAAAAGGTAGAATATCTAGTTTGCTTGAGGTTGGTACTGGTTTTCACCCAGAGCTAAGCGGTAGAGATAATGTTTACCTGAACGGTGCTATTTTAGGAATGAATAAAAGTGAGATACAGAGGAAGTTCGATGAAATAGTTGATTTCTCCGGGGTTGAACGCTACTTAGATACACCCGTAAAACGCTATTCCTCTGGTATGTATGTAAGGCTAGCCTTTGCTGTTGCAGCACACTTAGACCCGGATATCTTAATTATTGATGAAGTTTTGGCTGTAGGCGATGTTGAATTCCAGAAGAAATGCCTGGGGAAGATGAAAGATGTTAGTACAAAAGATGGAAAAACTATACTATTCGTAAGCCATAATCTAACTGCTGTTAAGAATATCTGTGGTTCCTCTATTTTTATGCATCAAGGAAGAATTGAGTTACAGGGGGATACAGAGGAGGTAGTACGACATTATTTAAGCTATAATACTTCTCCACAGACTAAACAGTTCTTTTCTGATGAAAAATTCGCTCCTGGAAATGAGTTTATTAGGATTCGACGCGTTGAAGCTGTTTCTCCTGTGTTAAGAGAGGGAGAAGCATTCACCGTCCATACTCCGATCAATATCGATATTGAGTTTTGGAATTATATAGAGGGGAGGGAAATCAATGTTAGTTTACATTTTGATACCATGAATTATGAATGTGTCTTTAATGTAGGAACCAAAGCACAGCAATTAAGAAAAGGCCTTTACAAAGCAACTTGTCAAATACCAGGAGATTTTCTTAATGATGGTATGTTTACAATTAGGGTTCTTTTTGTTGCCGATAGATCAGTAATGCTATATAAACATCTGGATGCGATAAATCTTGAAATTCACGAAGATAGAAAAGAATCCGACTGGCATGGCAAATGGCCAGGTTATGTAAGACCTATGTTGAACTTCCCTATAGCTACCATTTCATGA
- a CDS encoding WbqC family protein, translated as MKLAIMQPYLFPYIGYFQLIQAVDKFVVYDDVAFIKQGWINRNQILLNKNKHMFHIPLDGASSFRRINEIYVSYNPLNWETKFFKTLNQAYRKAPFYDKILPLIESVILKQQGVPISEVALKSISKISEYIQLKTQIIESSSVYNNHELNGEDRIKDICKRENAKIYINAIGGKKLYDKADFATIGVNLFFLEGELKPYKQFKNDPIPGLSIIDTLMFCPPEEIKNILTHYRLV; from the coding sequence ATGAAGCTAGCGATAATGCAACCTTATTTGTTCCCTTACATAGGCTATTTTCAACTTATTCAAGCTGTAGATAAGTTTGTTGTGTATGATGATGTAGCATTCATAAAGCAGGGATGGATTAATCGAAATCAAATACTTCTGAATAAAAATAAACATATGTTCCATATTCCTTTAGATGGAGCTAGCTCTTTTAGGAGAATAAATGAAATATATGTTTCCTACAACCCTCTTAATTGGGAAACGAAATTTTTCAAAACTTTAAATCAAGCTTATAGGAAAGCCCCTTTTTACGATAAAATTTTACCTTTAATTGAAAGTGTTATCTTAAAACAGCAAGGTGTACCAATTTCTGAGGTTGCACTTAAGAGTATTTCTAAAATCTCAGAATATATTCAGCTTAAGACACAAATAATTGAATCATCAAGTGTTTATAACAATCATGAACTTAATGGAGAAGACCGTATAAAAGATATTTGCAAACGGGAAAATGCAAAAATTTACATCAATGCGATAGGAGGTAAAAAACTTTATGATAAAGCGGATTTCGCGACGATTGGAGTTAATTTATTTTTTCTTGAAGGTGAATTAAAACCTTATAAACAGTTTAAGAATGATCCTATTCCAGGACTTTCTATTATTGATACATTAATGTTTTGCCCGCCAGAGGAAATTAAAAATATACTTACGCATTACAGACTCGTTTAA
- a CDS encoding HD domain-containing protein, which translates to MSNTQDIINATEDYVKALLTGEGSGHDWWHIYRVWHNAKAIAAHEQADLFVVELAALLHDVGDHKFHNGDETVGPRMAQQWLESLKVAPENIASICLIIKELSYKGAGTSSAMSSLEGCIVQDADRLDAIGAIGIARTFAYGGHKNREMYNPEIMPELHDTFEAYKASTAPTINHFYEKLLLLKDRMHTRTAKEIAQQRHQFMESFLAQFYAEWDALR; encoded by the coding sequence ATGAGTAACACTCAGGATATTATTAACGCAACAGAAGACTATGTAAAAGCCTTACTAACAGGCGAAGGATCAGGGCACGATTGGTGGCACATTTATCGCGTCTGGCACAATGCCAAAGCCATTGCAGCCCACGAGCAGGCCGATCTATTCGTTGTTGAACTGGCCGCTCTGCTGCATGACGTGGGCGATCATAAATTCCATAACGGGGATGAAACAGTGGGGCCGCGCATGGCGCAACAGTGGCTCGAAAGCCTTAAAGTGGCGCCTGAAAATATTGCATCTATCTGCCTTATCATAAAAGAACTATCTTATAAAGGTGCCGGCACTTCTTCGGCCATGAGCAGCCTGGAAGGCTGCATTGTGCAAGATGCCGACAGGCTGGATGCGATTGGGGCGATCGGTATTGCGCGCACATTTGCCTATGGCGGCCACAAGAACCGGGAGATGTATAATCCTGAAATCATGCCCGAACTGCACGACACGTTTGAAGCCTATAAAGCTAGTACGGCGCCTACTATAAACCATTTCTACGAGAAGCTTTTACTGCTCAAAGACCGCATGCATACCCGCACAGCCAAAGAAATCGCACAGCAGCGGCACCAGTTCATGGAAAGCTTTCTGGCGCAGTTTTATGCTGAGTGGGACGCATTGCGTTGA
- a CDS encoding polysaccharide biosynthesis/export family protein, protein MHNTLKAYWILLGVVFFASCVPQKKLLLLQENPQVANQGKADALLKTFDLQPQVYTLKPGDVLSLKVQSTTPAEYNFLGSPAVVAGAEDPVLSGYTLDATGNILLPVVGKVDLNGLTMPEARAKVTATLKPYLSDPTVNIRLLTFRYTVLGEVGGQGQYTTYQDNINVLEAIASAGGFGPYSNRENIKLIRYENGQAKLYKFSLLDDDIIAMKNFYLQPNDMIVIDPLPAKYVKENLLANVSLTISIATTLILLVTRFL, encoded by the coding sequence ATGCATAACACCCTGAAAGCTTACTGGATCCTGCTGGGAGTGGTTTTTTTTGCCTCCTGTGTGCCCCAGAAAAAGTTGCTCTTACTGCAAGAAAATCCCCAGGTAGCGAACCAGGGGAAGGCGGATGCGTTACTGAAAACCTTTGACCTGCAGCCGCAGGTTTATACCCTGAAGCCTGGTGATGTGCTCTCGCTGAAAGTGCAAAGCACCACGCCTGCCGAGTATAACTTCCTGGGCTCGCCTGCCGTGGTAGCCGGTGCCGAAGACCCGGTGCTTAGTGGCTATACCCTGGATGCGACAGGTAACATCCTGCTGCCGGTGGTAGGCAAAGTAGACCTGAATGGCCTGACCATGCCAGAGGCCCGTGCAAAAGTTACCGCTACCTTAAAACCTTACCTTTCTGATCCAACCGTTAATATACGCCTGTTAACGTTTCGTTATACTGTGCTGGGCGAAGTAGGCGGGCAGGGGCAGTACACCACTTACCAGGACAACATCAATGTGCTGGAAGCCATTGCTTCGGCCGGCGGTTTCGGGCCTTATTCGAACCGCGAAAACATCAAGCTGATCCGCTATGAGAACGGGCAAGCAAAGCTCTATAAGTTCAGTCTGCTCGATGATGACATTATCGCCATGAAGAATTTCTACCTGCAGCCCAACGACATGATCGTGATAGACCCCTTGCCGGCCAAGTATGTGAAAGAGAACCTGCTGGCCAATGTGAGCCTGACGATCTCGATTGCAACCACGCTCATTCTGTTAGTGACCCGTTTTCTGTAA
- a CDS encoding DUF481 domain-containing protein — MQRLFSHVFCFLILCFSFTFFQPAQAQILNIERARVEQDSANYLTGKLGVNFSMFNRNAGKSNPNNYLQLTFHGNLAYVSSQNSYLLLNDYNYLLVNYDSKEQRNTVASTGYSHFRINFLRKRKLSYEVFTQVQTDKARGLELRTLAGGGLRLALLRENDVSLFAGTGLMHEHEEWEDLEQEGTNLQIADLLKSTNYVSTRVKFNDQLSTESIVYYQFGYDPGIRRMRNRVSGDVSLNVKLNSRLSFLTNFNCTFEDRPIVPVTKFVYALTNGLQVQF; from the coding sequence ATGCAGCGATTATTTTCCCACGTTTTTTGTTTTCTGATTCTTTGTTTCTCTTTTACCTTCTTTCAGCCCGCTCAGGCCCAAATTCTGAATATCGAACGCGCCCGTGTAGAGCAGGATTCTGCCAATTACCTGACCGGCAAACTGGGCGTTAACTTTTCGATGTTTAACCGCAATGCCGGTAAAAGCAACCCCAACAACTATCTGCAGCTAACTTTTCATGGCAACCTGGCCTACGTCTCATCACAAAACAGCTACCTGCTTTTAAACGATTACAATTACCTGCTGGTGAACTATGATTCGAAAGAGCAGCGCAATACGGTGGCCAGTACCGGTTACTCGCACTTTCGCATCAACTTTTTAAGGAAGCGCAAGCTGTCGTACGAGGTATTTACGCAGGTGCAAACAGATAAGGCCCGGGGCCTGGAACTGCGAACGCTGGCCGGTGGCGGCTTGCGGCTGGCGCTGCTCCGCGAAAATGATGTGAGCCTGTTTGCCGGCACCGGGCTGATGCACGAACACGAAGAATGGGAGGACCTGGAGCAGGAGGGAACCAATTTGCAGATCGCCGACCTGCTGAAAAGCACCAACTACGTGAGCACCAGGGTAAAATTTAATGACCAGCTGAGCACCGAAAGCATTGTGTATTACCAGTTTGGGTATGACCCTGGCATCAGGCGCATGCGTAACCGTGTCAGTGGCGACGTGTCGCTGAACGTCAAGCTCAACAGCCGGCTATCTTTCCTTACAAACTTTAACTGTACCTTCGAAGACAGGCCGATCGTGCCGGTGACAAAGTTTGTATATGCTCTTACCAACGGGCTGCAGGTACAGTTTTAA
- a CDS encoding GNAT family N-acetyltransferase, whose protein sequence is MIIYRRGYQIIEEQKLLKTIVDINQMFNPPLSDFIKLTDYAYKLYNKAHFITAIEANVLVGLCAFYDNDPSRQEAFLSLFYVDLEYRSQGIGMCLLNNMKDVVKEKGFQELRLEVISNNIRAIHLYKSLGFEAFIESNDRTLMKMKL, encoded by the coding sequence GTGATCATTTACAGGAGAGGATATCAAATTATTGAGGAACAAAAGTTATTAAAAACTATTGTAGACATTAATCAGATGTTTAACCCACCTCTTTCTGATTTTATTAAACTCACTGATTATGCGTATAAATTATACAATAAGGCTCATTTTATTACAGCAATTGAAGCGAATGTGCTTGTGGGTCTCTGTGCATTTTATGATAACGATCCCTCACGGCAGGAGGCGTTTCTATCACTTTTTTATGTAGATTTAGAATACCGTAGCCAAGGCATAGGCATGTGTCTATTAAATAACATGAAGGATGTGGTAAAAGAAAAAGGTTTTCAAGAGTTAAGGCTTGAGGTAATTTCAAATAATATTAGAGCAATTCATTTGTATAAGAGTTTAGGTTTTGAGGCTTTTATTGAATCAAATGATCGTACATTGATGAAGATGAAGCTATGA
- a CDS encoding ABC transporter permease encodes MASTQSAVSEEENWDLVIEPRAHLFDLKLKEVWNYRDLLVLFVKRDFKAQYKQTILGPLWHFIQPIFTTVVFLVVFSNIANIPTDGIPPILFYLSGITIWNYFASCLTATSNTFVANAGIFGKVYFPRLIIPLATVLSNLVKFGIQFLLLLGLLFYYTLQGYTFHIGGGLLILPLLLVLLAGLGLGLGIIISSLTTKYRDFTVLIGFAVQLLMYATPVVYPLSFLANKSYRWFINWNPLTPLVEAFRFALFGQGTFTASAILYSFAFMLVILLIGLLTFSKVERTFMDTV; translated from the coding sequence ATGGCATCCACGCAATCTGCCGTATCAGAGGAAGAAAACTGGGATTTAGTGATAGAACCCAGGGCCCATCTTTTTGACCTAAAGCTGAAAGAAGTCTGGAACTATCGGGACTTGCTGGTGCTGTTTGTAAAACGGGATTTTAAAGCGCAGTACAAGCAAACGATCCTGGGCCCGCTCTGGCATTTTATACAACCTATCTTTACCACGGTGGTGTTCCTGGTGGTGTTCAGCAACATTGCCAATATTCCTACCGATGGCATACCACCTATCCTTTTTTACCTGAGCGGCATTACCATCTGGAACTACTTTGCCAGCTGTCTGACCGCTACTTCCAACACCTTTGTGGCCAATGCCGGCATCTTTGGCAAAGTATACTTCCCCAGGCTGATCATCCCGTTAGCCACGGTGCTATCTAACCTGGTTAAATTTGGCATTCAGTTCCTGCTACTGCTGGGCCTGCTGTTCTATTATACCTTGCAGGGCTATACTTTTCATATAGGTGGCGGATTATTGATCCTCCCTTTGCTCTTAGTGCTGCTGGCTGGTTTAGGTTTGGGACTAGGAATTATCATTTCTTCCCTCACCACCAAGTACCGGGATTTTACGGTGCTGATCGGCTTTGCCGTGCAGCTCCTGATGTATGCCACGCCAGTAGTATACCCGCTTTCTTTTTTAGCTAACAAAAGTTACCGCTGGTTTATCAACTGGAATCCGCTCACGCCATTAGTTGAAGCCTTTCGCTTCGCTTTGTTCGGGCAGGGTACCTTTACAGCGTCTGCTATACTTTATAGCTTCGCATTCATGCTGGTGATTTTACTCATCGGCCTGTTAACCTTCAGCAAAGTAGAGCGGACCTTTATGGATACTGTTTAA
- the gmd gene encoding GDP-mannose 4,6-dehydratase, with the protein MKTALITGITGQDGAYLAELLLEKGYKVHGLKRRSSLFNTDRIDHLYQDPHEKHINFKLHYGDLTDSTNIIRVIQETQPDEIYNLAAMSHVKVSFDTPEYTANADGIGTLRILEAIRILGLTEKTRIYQASTSELYGLVQAVPQSETTPFYPRSPYAVAKLYAYWITVNYREAYGMFATNGILFNHESPLRGETFVTRKITRAAARIAMGLQEKVYLGNLESKRDWGHAKDYVEAMWRILQQDTPEDFVIATGVTTTVRDFVKMAFAEVGITIEFKGEGAEEKGYVAACTNPEYQLEIGKEVVCVDENYFRPTEVDLLIGDATKSKEKLGWVPKYDLKALVQDMMQADVELFKRDTYLLNGGHKVLNYNE; encoded by the coding sequence ATGAAAACAGCTCTTATCACTGGCATCACCGGGCAGGATGGTGCTTACCTGGCCGAACTACTTTTAGAGAAAGGCTACAAAGTGCATGGCCTCAAACGCCGCAGCTCCTTGTTCAACACCGACCGCATCGATCACCTCTACCAGGACCCGCACGAGAAGCACATCAACTTCAAGCTCCACTACGGCGATCTGACCGATTCCACGAACATCATCCGTGTCATCCAGGAAACGCAGCCTGACGAGATCTACAACCTGGCGGCCATGAGCCATGTGAAGGTGAGCTTCGATACGCCCGAGTACACCGCCAATGCCGATGGCATCGGCACGCTTAGAATATTGGAGGCGATCCGCATCCTGGGACTTACAGAGAAAACAAGAATTTACCAGGCCTCTACTTCCGAGCTCTACGGGCTGGTACAGGCGGTGCCGCAGTCGGAGACCACACCCTTTTACCCGCGCTCGCCTTATGCGGTAGCCAAGCTGTATGCCTACTGGATCACGGTCAACTACAGGGAAGCGTACGGCATGTTTGCCACCAACGGCATTCTCTTCAATCACGAGTCGCCGCTCAGGGGCGAGACCTTTGTGACGCGCAAAATCACCCGCGCGGCTGCCCGCATTGCCATGGGTTTGCAGGAGAAAGTATACCTGGGCAATCTGGAATCCAAGCGCGACTGGGGCCATGCTAAAGACTATGTGGAAGCCATGTGGCGCATCCTGCAGCAGGACACTCCGGAAGACTTCGTGATCGCTACGGGCGTAACCACCACTGTGCGGGACTTTGTGAAGATGGCCTTTGCCGAAGTGGGCATCACCATCGAGTTCAAGGGAGAGGGCGCTGAGGAGAAGGGCTATGTTGCTGCTTGTACCAACCCCGAGTACCAGTTGGAGATCGGCAAAGAGGTGGTTTGCGTGGACGAGAACTACTTCCGACCCACCGAAGTGGACCTGCTCATAGGCGACGCCACCAAGTCCAAAGAGAAGCTGGGCTGGGTGCCTAAGTATGACTTAAAAGCCCTGGTGCAGGACATGATGCAGGCCGATGTGGAACTCTTCAAGCGCGATACCTACCTGCTCAATGGCGGCCATAAAGTACTCAATTATAATGAATAG